From one Triticum urartu cultivar G1812 chromosome 3, Tu2.1, whole genome shotgun sequence genomic stretch:
- the LOC125547801 gene encoding UDP-glycosyltransferase 88F3-like, protein MDGITANTTTISPRKPRVMLYSSPLMGHLVPMIELAKLFAARGLAITVVLMDPPYDTGATGPFLAGVSAANPSISFHRLPQVKLLESDDSVMPALAFARLSNPHLRDFLAGASPDFLVVDFFCSAAMDVAAELNIPAYFFSTSGAQILAFFMHLTVLHGETTRSFREMGEELVHVPGITPFPATHSIQPLMDRDGASYQALLNVSLNLFRSQGIFINTFRSLEPRAMDTILAGLSAPAGLSTPPVYCVGPLVKSEEVDVKRGDECLAWLDTQPKASVVFLCFGSLGRFSAKQTREVATGLEASGQRFLWVVRSPPSDDTTTELDLDVLLPKGFLDRTKGRGLVVKSWAPQGDVLAHHAVGSFVTHCGWNSVLESTMAGVPMLAWPLYAEQKMNAVFLEKEMELAVVMEGYDKEVVEAKEIAKKVRWMMDSEGGRVLRERTLAVMRQANEALLEGGESDAAMTGFVDAWVKA, encoded by the coding sequence ATGGACGGCATCACAGCCAACACCACCACGATCAGTCCCCGGAAGCCGCGGGTGATGCTCTACTCGTCCCCACTCATGGGGCATCTCGTCCCCATGATCGAGCTCGCCAAGCTCTTCGCCGCCCGTGGGCTAGCCATCACCGTCGTTCTCATGGACCCGCCGTACGATACCGGCGCCACGGGCCCCTTCCTCGCCGGTGTCTCCGCGGCCAACCCCTCCATTTCTTTCCATCGTCTGCCACAGGTCAAGCTCCTGGAGTCCGACGACTCCGTGATGCCGGCCTTAGCGTTCGCCCGCCTCTCCAACCCGCATCTACGTGACTTCCTCGCTGGTGCATCTCCGGACTTCCTCGTGGTGGACTTCTTCTGCAGTGCCGCTATGGACGTAGCCGCGGAGCTCAACATCCCCGCCTACTTCTTCTCCACCTCCGGCGCCCAGATCCTGGCTTTCTTTATGCACCTCACGGTTCTGCATGGGGAAACCACGAGGAGCTTCCGGGAAATGGGCGAAGAACTCGTGCACGTCCCGGGGATCACCCCGTTTCCGGCGACACACTCCATCCAGCCACTCATGGATCGTGACGGTGCGTCCTACCAGGCATTACTAAATGTAAGCCTCAACCTGTTCCGATCACAGGgcatcttcatcaacaccttcCGCTCGCTGGAGCCTCGTGCCATGGACACCATCCTCGCCGGGCTCTCCGCCCCAGCTGGCCTCTCGACGCCCCCAGTCTACTGCGTTGGGCCGCTAGTCAAGTCAGAGGAGGTGGACGTGAAGCGTGGAGACGAGTGTCTCGCATGGTTGGACACGCAACCCAAGGCCAGTGTGGTGTTCCTGTGCTTTGGCAGCCTCGGCCGGTTCAGCGCCAAACAAACAAGGGAAGTGGCAACCGGGCTGGAGGCTAGTGGACAAAGGTTCCTCTGGGTCGTGCGGAGCCCGCCGAGCGACGACACGACTACAGAGCTGGACCTGGATGTGCTGCTTCCGAAGGGTTTCCTGGACCGGACCAAGGGCAGGGGCCTAGTTGTGAAGTCATGGGCACCACAAGGTGACGTTCTAGCACATCATGCTGTGGGAAGTTTTGTGACACACTGCGGGTGGAACTCGGTGCTCGAGTCTACTATGGCAGGTGTGCCTATGCTGGCCTGGCCATTGTACGCGGAGCAAAAAATGAATGCGGTGTTTCTCGAGAAAGAGATGGAGTTGGCTGTCGTGATGGAAGGGTACGAcaaggaggtggtggaggcaaaGGAGATTGCCAAAAAGGTCAGGTGGATGATGGATTCGGAGGGCGGGAGGGTGCTCCGAGA